In a genomic window of Quercus lobata isolate SW786 chromosome 4, ValleyOak3.0 Primary Assembly, whole genome shotgun sequence:
- the LOC115984899 gene encoding zinc finger MYM-type protein 1-like: MKEKQHIQSVLAKQSNQDKIEYRVQLNAIVDCIRFILYRGLAFRGHNESQGSSDKINFLELLQFLADHNESINEVLQKAPKNCKLTQYEIQKDIVNVIARETSKTIIQDLDNGFFSILVDELRNISVKEQMALVLRNVNKKGIIIERFLGIVHVASTTALSLKYAIECLLCERNLSLSKLRGQGYDGASNMQVIDLQLQELNNHFSEANTNLLLCMTCLNLSNSFVAFDKEKLIRLAKFYSSDFPGTDILALGSQL, encoded by the exons ATGAAGGAAAAGCAACACATTCAAAGTGTTTTGGCTAAGCaatcaaatcaagataaaattgaatatcgagttcaattaaatgcaatagTTGATTGCATAAGATTCATTTTATATCGGGGATTAGCTTTTCGTGGTCACAATGAATCTCAAGGTTCAagtgataaaataaattttcttgagCTTCTACAATTTTTGGCAGATCACAATGAATCTATCAATGAAGTGTTGCAAAAAGCTCCGAAAAATTGCAAGCTTACCcaatatgaaattcaaaaagACATTGTGAATGTAATTGCACGTGAAACATccaaaaccatcatccaggatcttgacaatgggttcttttcaatattagttGATGAGTTGCGTAATATCTCAGTGAAAGAGCAAATGGCCCTCGTTCTTCGTAATGTGAACAAAAAAGGAATTATTATAGAGCGGTTCCTTGGTATTGTACATGTAGCAAGTACCACCGCTTTGTCGCTCAAATATGCTATTGAATGTTTACTTTGTGAACGTAATTTGAGTTTATCGAAACTACGTGGGCAAGGTTATGATGGTGCTAGTAATATGCAAG TTATAGATTTGCAACTTCAAGAGCTGAACAACCATTTTTCAGAGGCAAATACCAATTTGCTACTTTGTATGACTTGCTTGAATCTAAGTAATTCATTTGTGGCTTTTGATAAGGAAAAGTTGATACGTCTAGCAAAGTTCTATTCATCTGATTTTCCTGGGACAGATATCTTGGCACTTGGCTCTCAACTttag
- the LOC115984898 gene encoding uncharacterized protein LOC115984898 produces the protein MAIARFLYDNCIPFNVVNSVYYQKMIDAVAAAGPGYKAPSYHAVWVPLLRDQKKEVQLLVESQRRHWAEVGCTLMADGWMDTRHRSLVNFLVYCPRGMVFVKSVDASDIVKSTRNLYKLFDEVVTWDMGDMPHVERLKKCASKVTVFIYNHVALIAWLRKRPGWTDIVRDDINVLVKISSPLIRLLRIVDSDQRPVIGYVYEGMHRARLGIKKIFRMKKHLYKPYTSIIKNRWDKHLRKDLHAAAYWLNPAFQYEEENFCRKPAVHMAVLDYIGTKYDGDKEKVIKETQYFRDRIGSFDRELALSTSTTTHPGEK, from the exons ATGGCTATTGCAAGGTTCTTGTATGACAATTGCATACCTTTTAATGTAGTCAATTCAGTGTACTACCAAAAGATGATTGATGCTGTAGCTGCTGCTGGTCCTGGCTACAAAGCTCCATCTTATCATGCTGTATGGGTCCCTTTGTTGAGGGATCAAAAGAAAGAGGTGCAGTTGTTGGTTGAGTCACAACGTAGGCATTGGGCAGAAGTTGGATGTACACTTATGGCTGATGGTTGGATGGATACTAGACATAGGTCATTGGTTAATTTCCTTGTCTATTGTCCTAGGGGAATGGTATTTGTAAAATCAGTTGATGCTTCAGATATTGTGAAGAGTACTAGAAACTtatataaattgtttgatgaaGTAGTTACATGG GATATGGGAGACATGCCTCATGTGGAGAGACTTAAAAAATGTGCATCCAAAGTtacagtttttatttataatcatgTAGCTTTGATTGCTTGGTTGAGGAAGAGACCTGGTTGGACAGATATTGTACGT GATGATATTAATGTTCTTGTCAAGATTTCATCGCCGCTCATTCGTTTGTTACGGATTGTTGATTCTGATCAAAGGCCTGTAATAGGATATGTGTATGAGGGCATGCATAGAGCACGGTTGGGAATCAAGAAGATCTTTCGAATGAAGAAGCACTTGTACAAGCCATACACTTCAATTATAAAAAACCGTTGGGACAAACATTTGCGTAAAGATCTTCATGCTGCTGCATATTGGTTAAATCCCGCTTTTCAATATGAAGAGGAGAATTTTTGCCGGAAACCAGCAGTACATATGGCTGTTTTGGACTATATTGGGACAAAATATGATGGTGACAAAGAGAAGGTAATTAAGGAAACCCAATATTTTCGAGACCGTATTGGGAGCTTTGATAGAGAGCTTGCATTGTCAACAAGCACAACCACTCATCCAGGTGAGAAGTAA